Proteins encoded in a region of the Petrotoga mexicana DSM 14811 genome:
- the buk gene encoding butyrate kinase: MYKILVINPGATSTKLSIFEDDKEVISESIEHSSSEIENCKTIMDQLPFRKKCVEDFLKRCNISIDELDAIAARGGILPPMKSGTYRVNEDMVNYLKTKTRVEHASNLAAVIAFELSKNSSKDLPVFITDPISVDEFIPESRISGIPQLERHSLFHALNMKIVARFAAKELNKEYEKCNFVIAHLGGGISVGAQRKGLMIDVNNATDEGPFSSQRTGELPMRDLAKWIFKNMSSYSKNDATSTFVGKGGLFAYLKTPSLKDALKLAEKDEYAKLIVEAMAYQVAKEIGGMAAILGGNLDAIILTGGMAHSDYFVELIKRRIDKLGVVMVYPGAYEMEGLALGALRALKQLEDTKVWEGENIS; this comes from the coding sequence ATGTATAAAATATTGGTCATAAATCCAGGTGCAACGTCCACGAAGTTGTCGATTTTTGAAGATGATAAAGAAGTAATCTCGGAAAGTATCGAACACTCCAGTAGTGAGATTGAAAATTGTAAAACGATTATGGACCAACTGCCCTTTCGTAAAAAATGTGTAGAGGATTTTCTTAAAAGATGCAACATATCTATCGATGAATTAGATGCGATAGCTGCTAGAGGGGGGATACTCCCTCCCATGAAAAGTGGAACTTACCGTGTGAATGAGGATATGGTTAATTATCTTAAAACCAAAACAAGAGTTGAACACGCATCGAACCTAGCTGCTGTAATAGCCTTTGAACTATCAAAGAATTCCTCGAAAGACTTACCTGTTTTCATTACCGATCCTATTTCTGTTGATGAGTTTATCCCGGAGTCGAGAATTTCAGGAATACCACAACTTGAAAGACACAGTTTATTCCACGCTTTGAACATGAAAATAGTTGCAAGATTCGCTGCTAAAGAATTGAACAAAGAATATGAAAAATGTAATTTTGTTATAGCTCACTTAGGTGGTGGAATCTCCGTTGGTGCCCAAAGAAAAGGCCTTATGATTGATGTTAACAATGCAACAGATGAAGGTCCTTTTAGCTCGCAAAGAACGGGAGAATTACCAATGAGGGACCTTGCAAAATGGATTTTTAAAAACATGTCTTCTTACTCCAAAAATGATGCCACATCTACATTTGTAGGAAAAGGAGGTTTGTTTGCGTATTTAAAAACACCAAGTTTAAAAGACGCTTTAAAGCTCGCAGAAAAAGATGAATATGCAAAATTAATTGTAGAAGCCATGGCGTACCAAGTTGCAAAGGAAATAGGTGGCATGGCAGCAATCTTAGGCGGAAATCTCGATGCTATTATACTAACTGGTGGAATGGCTCATAGCGATTACTTTGTTGAATTGATCAAAAGAAGGATCGATAAGTTAGGAGTGGTAATGGTTTACCCTGGGGCTTATGAGATGGAAGGACTCGCCTTAGGAGCTTTGAGAGCGCTCAAACAGTTGGAAGATACTAAAGTATGGGAGGGTGAAAATATTTCATGA
- a CDS encoding bifunctional enoyl-CoA hydratase/phosphate acetyltransferase has translation MKIESIRQIIELVKNEGRSKTIAVAAAEDDVVLKAVQKAKEIDLCNFILYGDKTKIQQIAEEIGLDTTNIEIRDASTPLEAAKGAIQAVANGEADLPMKGKLNTSEILSVYLKDEYGLKTGKTMNLVCVFEIPRYHKLLIISDAGMVIAPTLEQKVDIINNAVSVAHKLGIQTPKVAVVGALEQVNPKMPATVDAAILTQMYRRGQIKGCIVDGPFAMDNAISKEAAIHKGINSEVAGDADILIMPDIEAGNILYKTLVYFADAKLASSIVGGKKPVVLTSRADSDESKLNAMAFSILMSTI, from the coding sequence ATGAAAATTGAGAGTATTAGACAAATTATCGAATTAGTAAAAAATGAAGGTAGATCAAAAACGATTGCGGTGGCAGCAGCTGAAGATGATGTTGTCTTGAAAGCCGTTCAAAAAGCTAAGGAAATTGATTTATGTAACTTTATCTTGTACGGAGATAAAACAAAGATCCAACAGATAGCAGAAGAAATCGGACTTGATACCACCAACATAGAAATCAGAGATGCTTCAACTCCTCTTGAAGCAGCAAAAGGCGCAATACAAGCCGTTGCCAACGGAGAAGCTGATCTACCTATGAAAGGAAAACTTAACACCTCTGAGATTTTATCGGTATATTTAAAGGATGAATATGGTTTAAAAACTGGAAAAACGATGAATTTAGTTTGTGTCTTTGAAATACCTAGATACCACAAGTTGTTGATAATCTCTGATGCCGGCATGGTGATAGCTCCAACTCTTGAACAGAAGGTTGATATTATAAACAACGCTGTATCAGTTGCACATAAGTTAGGTATACAAACACCAAAAGTAGCTGTTGTAGGGGCATTGGAACAGGTTAACCCCAAGATGCCTGCAACAGTAGACGCAGCGATATTAACTCAAATGTACAGAAGAGGGCAGATAAAAGGGTGCATAGTAGACGGACCATTCGCTATGGACAATGCTATATCTAAAGAAGCCGCTATACATAAAGGAATAAACAGTGAAGTCGCTGGAGATGCGGATATATTAATTATGCCGGATATAGAAGCGGGAAATATATTGTACAAGACCTTAGTATATTTCGCCGATGCAAAACTGGCAAGTTCAATTGTAGGAGGCAAAAAACCGGTAGTTTTAACATCGAGAGCAGATAGTGATGAATCCAAACTCAACGCTATGGCGTTTTCAATCCTGATGTCTACAATTTAA
- the buk gene encoding butyrate kinase: MYKILVINPGSTSTKIAVYEDENQRLKKVIDHDVNELKKYKSVADQYEFRKNTILQFLNEEGINLHSFSAIIGRGGLLRPIPSGTYEITDQMLEELRSAKYGEHESNLGALIANELAKQIGVKAYIADPVVVDEMEDIARISGHSLFQRKSIFHALNQKAVARSLSEKLGRNYQDLNLIVVHMGGGISVGAHKKGRVVDVNNALDGDGPFTPERSGTLPLVGFIDLCYSGKYSEDEIRKLIKGNGGLIAYLGTNDVREVVKRIKSGDKEAELVYSGLIHQIVKWIGKMSAVLNFDVDAIALTGGMAYENEFLVPQIKEKVSFIAPVYVFPGGDEEKALALAAVRVLKKEEQAKMY, encoded by the coding sequence ATGTATAAAATTCTCGTTATAAACCCTGGTTCTACATCAACAAAAATTGCTGTTTATGAAGATGAGAATCAAAGACTAAAAAAAGTCATAGATCATGATGTCAATGAACTGAAAAAATACAAGAGTGTTGCCGATCAATACGAATTTAGAAAGAATACGATTTTACAGTTCTTGAATGAAGAAGGAATAAACTTACACAGTTTTTCAGCCATCATTGGGCGCGGAGGACTCTTAAGACCTATACCAAGTGGGACTTATGAAATAACCGATCAGATGCTAGAAGAATTACGAAGCGCTAAATACGGAGAACACGAATCGAATTTAGGGGCTCTTATAGCAAACGAACTAGCTAAGCAGATTGGTGTAAAAGCTTACATAGCCGATCCTGTTGTGGTGGATGAGATGGAAGATATAGCAAGAATTTCAGGCCATTCACTTTTCCAAAGAAAATCTATTTTCCACGCTCTAAATCAAAAAGCTGTGGCAAGATCGCTCAGTGAAAAATTGGGTCGTAATTATCAAGATTTAAATCTCATCGTTGTTCATATGGGCGGAGGTATATCCGTCGGAGCTCATAAAAAAGGCAGGGTAGTTGATGTGAACAACGCTCTTGATGGAGACGGCCCTTTTACCCCAGAAAGATCAGGAACGTTACCCCTTGTTGGGTTTATAGACCTTTGCTATTCAGGAAAGTATTCTGAAGATGAAATAAGAAAGCTCATAAAAGGTAATGGAGGGTTAATTGCTTATTTAGGTACCAACGATGTAAGAGAAGTTGTAAAAAGAATAAAAAGCGGAGATAAAGAGGCTGAATTAGTATATTCTGGATTGATACATCAAATTGTCAAATGGATAGGAAAAATGTCAGCTGTATTGAATTTTGACGTTGATGCCATAGCTTTAACTGGAGGAATGGCATACGAAAATGAATTTCTTGTCCCTCAAATAAAAGAAAAAGTAAGTTTCATCGCCCCTGTTTATGTGTTTCCTGGAGGAGACGAAGAAAAAGCCTTAGCCCTAGCAGCAGTTAGAGTTCTAAAAAAAGAAGAACAAGCAAAAATGTACTAA